Part of the Bos indicus isolate NIAB-ARS_2022 breed Sahiwal x Tharparkar chromosome 29, NIAB-ARS_B.indTharparkar_mat_pri_1.0, whole genome shotgun sequence genome is shown below.
TCTGTCAGCATCACAGCCACATCCCCCAGGGTCAGGTCCCCTTGTGTGGGGTCTGtcaccccacacatacacacacacacagacccaggcCCTGGGTGCTCCAGTCCCCATGTCTGAGGGACAGAGTAAGTTGTgtcaggtcacacagccagtaggTGGTGGCTGCTGGAACCGAACCTAGGTCTGCCTGCCCCCTCAGGGTCTGTGAACGCAGACACTGCAGCCCCCGGGCACTTAGCAGGAATGATTGAATGGGTcagcagggcaggcaggcagggaggcgTGGCCCGGCCCCAGGGCAGCTTCTGCTCTGGCCCCTGTCACTCTGAGCCGTGGGCCAGTGATCTGGAAGGACAAGCCAAGATCCAGAGTTGTCGTTAGTGATTAACTCACACTTGTTAGACTCTGGAGGCCCTGTGGTTGGCCTCTGTTGTGGCAGTTCTGGACCCCAGGACGGACCCTATACCCAGGAGCCCTCTTCCTGCCCCAGACCAGACACAGGGTCCTCACCTCCGCCTTTAGCCGGGCCACAAAGGACCCATTTGCACCATCCCGGGTCGCGGGCGTTTTGGGTTTTGCCGCTACCCACAACCTCTACTCGATGAACGACTGCGCCCACAAGATCCTGCCTGTGCTCTGTGGCCTCACTGTGGATCCTGAGAAATCCGTGCGAGACCAGGTGAGGCGTTACTggggctgggccctggggctgggggtccGGGGGTACCTGGGCCCCAGCTGGCCTGGCGGGCTCACAGGAACCTTGGAGGCTCCAGCTCTGCCCCTTGCTGCCCCACAGGCCTTCAAGGCCATTCGAAGCTTCCTGTCCAAACTGGAGTCTGTGTCAGAGGACCCCACACAGCTGGCCGAAGTGGGTGAGTGGCCCACGCTCACGTTCCCTGTTCCTCTTGCCACTTTCTTGACTGGCCTGTTGTGGCCCCCGTCTGCCTCGCTGGAGTGTCTGCAGAGCCCCAGGGGACAGATTGTTGCGCACTCTTCAACCTCCCATTTCACAGCTGGGAGAGCGCAGGCCTGGGGAGGAGGGCGCCcactctaggttgctctgcttcAGTTAGTGCCGTCCTGTCGCCCTCCCCACGGAGGCCTGAGGTGTCTGTACTTGTCGCTCCTGTCCCTGCCCAGAGAAGGATGTCCACGCAGCCTCCAGCCCCGGGATGGGAGGAGCCGCAGCCAGCTGGGCAGGCTGGGCCGTGACGGGGGTCTCCTCGCTCACATCTAAGCTGATCCGGGCACATCCCACGGCTGCCCTGGCCGAGACCAACGTCCCCCAGAGACCTGCGCCTGAGGGTGAGAGTCCTGGACTGAGAGGGCTTGGAGTCCCCCCCAGGATGGTGATGGggacacccccagccccagcaaCCTCTGCCCTGTGCTGAGGCCTTCCTGGGGCTTAGTGGGCGGAAACTCAGTGAGCCTCTGCTCCCCAGGacttcctgccccagcccctaCCCCTGTGCCTGCCACGCCTACGACCTCAGGCCCCTGGGAGACCCAGGAGGAGAGCAAGGACACGGAAGAGGACAGCAGTGCCGCTGACAGATGGGATGATGAGGACTGGGGAAGCCTGGAGGTGAGGGGCCAAGGACTCCCGCGGGGACCCAGCTGCAGGGCCACAGACTGCCATTCGGGGAGCTCTCGTGGGCTTGGCCGGAGTCAGATCTTTCCTCATTTGCAAGTATCCTAAGCAGGAGTCGTGGAGCAGCCATTGTGGGTCGGAGCCGACAGCTAAGCCCCATCTCAACTCCAGAAATGAGAGGCCAAGCTGATGGTGGTTGGGTCTGCCCATCCCTCTTCCTCGCTCCCCTCCACGGCCCATCCCTCCTATGGCCTTTCTGGGGCCCGCCCTGCCCTGTGATCAGCAGAGAGAGGTTACGCCCAGGCCTACAACCAACCTGTCCTCCCTGAGGGTGGGCTCAGGATGCGCTGAGGCCAGAGTGGGGCTGTCCTAAGGGGAACGGGGTGGGCAGAGCTCCGGCTGCCAGCAGTCTCTGCCCCTGAGGCCGCAGGCAGGGGTGTGGAACTCAGGATCTCGTTCCCCACCTCACAGAGGAGTGACAACAGGCCTGGTTCAGCGTGTCCAGTTTATTGATGGGACACAGGGCTGAGGAGAAAATGAGAtggaagacaaaagaagaaagggtGGAGCCCATAGCTAGGCGGAGACTGGGGGCTTCCTTGGCCTTTCGGGTGGAGCAAGAGGGCTCTATGGTCGTGCTTTCCTCCCCATCCTGCAGCAGGAGGCCGAATCTGTGTTGGCTCAGCGGGATGACTGGAGTACTGGGAACCAAGCCAGCCGGGCTGGGCAGGTGAGCTGGGCGGGACAGAGCGTGTGTACGGGGGAGCGGGGtgcccctgctcctccctccccttctctagCACTGTCTCCGCTGCCTCTTCTACAGGCCAGCAACCCTGGCCACAGATCCCAGGAGTCAGACTGGAGCAGTTGGGAAGCTGAGGGCTCGTGGGAGCAAGACTGGCAGGAGCCAAGCCCCCCGGCGCCACCCCCTGAGGGCACACGGCTGGCCAGCGAGTATAACTGGGGTGGACCGGAGCCTAGTGACAAAGGCGACCCTTTTGCTGCCCTGTCAGTGCATCGGGAGGCTGGGGCGCAGGTACTGGTGCCTTTCCAGTGGGAGGGTGCAGACCTGGGGTGGACCTCAGCTGAGAGTAGGTCTCCACTCCAGCCCACACCTCCCTTTTCAGTCGAGGCGAGACTCATGGGGTGATGACAACTGGGAAGGCCTGGAGACCGAGAGCAGTAAGTGTTTCTCCCCAGCCAGCTGGTTGATGGCCTGGGCCTACCTTCCACCGGGGCAGGCATGGGAAGGGAAGCCGAGACCCAGGTTGTCCTGACACCTTCAGCCCTCCCTTTCTTGTTTCCAGGACAGGCGAAGGCGGAGCTAGCCCGGAAGAAGCGCGAGGAGCGAAGGAGGGAGATGGAGGCAAAACGCGCTGAGAAAAAGGCAGCCAAGGGTCCCATGAAGCTGGGAACCCGGAAGCTGGACTGAACTGCAGGTGTGGGCCCTTCCCAGTCTCGGAGGCCCCACAGATGTATTTATTGTACAAACCATGCGAGCCCGGTCAGCCTGGCCAGGCACATCTCACATGTACATAATCAGAGCCACAATAAATTCTATTTCACACCTGTTGTGCTGGGCTCAGTCCAGCGCCTCCAAGGAGGCTAGAGTCTGGCGCTGCCCTTTGGAGTCTGCGCCCATCACGGACATGAACATCAATTTACTTCGAAAACCAAGAGTAAAGAGAAACGATCTGATTTATCAGTTTCTGGGGAAATGCCCTCTGGAAGGAAGGCCGGCAGCGCCAGACAGACCCAACATCTGCCTGTGAGCCAGGCGGAACCGGCAGGGGCGCCCTTGGAACATGGGGCGCGGGGAAGGGGTCTACGGGCCCGAAGGGTCCCTGGGTCCGAGCCCCGAGTCGGGGCACCAGCGAGAGGCCGAGCTCGCCCCAATTGCTGGGCAGAAACCCCTCGGTGATTGCGAAGGTCCAGACCGAGGGTGGTGTCAGCGGCGTCGCTGGGGCACGCAGGCTCCATGCGTGCGGCTGCGCGCGAAGCCAGCTTTGCAGACGCAGCGGTAGGAACCGCTCGTGTTCACGCAGCGCTCGGTCTTACATAGTAACCCGCGCTGGTTCAGCTCTCGGCACTCATCGATGTCTGGAAGTGGGGGTGACAAGTGAGGACTTTAAGAGGGCGCCAAAGCTGTGCGACCCCTTGGTTTCTGGTCCGAGCCGAGCTTCTGCAGGGCCTGACCCCGCCCCGCCACGCCCACATGCCctctggccccgccccctcggCGCGGCTCACCGACACAGCGGGCGCGGGACGCGTCCAGCTGGAAACCGCCAGGACACTCGCACACTGCGCCGCCCGGCCGCGGCACACAGCGACCGCTCACGCAGCGACACTCGTCCGAATCCTCCTCTGAGCTGTCCTCTTCTGCGCGGGCCGAGAGAATGAGACGTCAACACTGCCCCCGGCGATGGCCGCGGACCCGCCTCTGTCCCTCCAGCTACACTCACCTCTGGCGGGCTTCCCCAGCAGCAGGGGGCTCGTGTCCCAGAAAGAATTACTTTCACTCTGCGACGTCGGGCACTGGGACCCTGAGAGGGGCAGGGGGGCGATCAGCAGTCAATGGCTTTGATTCACTTCGGCTCGGCCCCCAAATTCCCTCCGGGCCAACCCCTCTCAGGCATGCTCACCAGCGCCGCGCGGCGGGCACGGACGGCACTGGGCTCCCCAACCTCGACCCTGGCGACAGCAGCAGTCATCGAAGGTGAGGGCGGGCCCGGCCAGGGGCCCCGCACACATGCCGTCATCTCCGCGCTGGCCCCAGCACACGTCCCGCCGCTCCGGGGCACGCTCTGCGGAGGGGGACCCGGCGTCAGGGAGGAGCCCAAAGCAGGGGCCGCCCTCCCCCGCTCCAATCCACCCTCGTGGGAACGACGGCCCCGGGCCTCCACGGGGCACACAGTGTTCTGGAGAGCCCAAGATGACCCTCGCCCTTACCGGCCGGGCTCTCGGGGCGCTGGCAGTCGCGGCCTGAGGGTCCGGGTACCCAGGGCGGGCGGCACTCGCAGCGGTAGGAGCCGGGCAGGTTGACACACCGGCCAGGGCGGCAGGCTGTGGGGTCCTGGCACTCGTCCACGTCTGCGGGCAGCAAGTGGATGGGTCGGGGTGGAAATCACAGCTTGGCTCGGCTAGCCTCTCTCCCGTTTCCCCAGAGGACCGACCCGGGCCTCACCCATCTCTTCTGGGCTCAGACACTGGCGCTGCACCGGGCTGTACTCGGCCGGGGGAGTGCAGGCACAGCGGTAACCACCGCGCGTATTCTCACACACTCCGTTCCGGCAATTAGACTCGTCCAAACACTCGTCCACGTCTGAGGGGAGGAAAAGCGCGAGTGGTAGGAACCGGCCTGCAGTCGGGTGGTTTTGCGTGTCTCCTGGCTGCTTTCCCACGGCCACGGGGGCAGCTGCACTCACCCACGCATTCCAGCAGGTTCGAGTCGTAGTAGAATCCGTGCTGGCAATAGCACTCGTAGCCGGGCTGCGTGTTCACGCACTTGCCCTCCTTGCATATCTCCGCCCCAAACAATATGCATTCATCGATGTCTGCAGAGCGACAGGCCGTGGGCGACCGCACCCTCTACCTGCCGGGCCTCTGAGGCCCCGCAGCAGAGGACGTGGGGGTGGCGCTTACCGTGGAAAGGCGAAAAGTCTGCTATGGCCTTTTCCCAACGCCTACTTAAGGCGATAGGGCGGGGCTTGGGAGAGGGGCGGGGCAGTCGGTGAGAGAGTGGGCGGGCCTTATCCCAGTACCCGCAATTGACAAGCAAGCACTGGAGGGATCGGGGTGGTCCAAACCGGAGGGCAGAGCGGGCGAGCCAAGTGGGCGGAGCCATGTTGGGGCTTACCACGGTGGGCTGGGATGCCATAGTTGACAATGTTGTTGTCCTGGGTATAGCCCTTCCCGTCTGGGCAGAGGCTGTGGAACTCAGCTACAGGGAGACAGTGGCCATGGGGAAGGAAAAGAGCAGGATTGAGCACGTACGTCCTGGCCATAGGGCCAGAGCTCTGGCCTCATTTCCCACCAACTCAGGAAGGGGCCCTCTTCCCCAGTCCGGtcccaaatgaagaaactgaggttctggAAAGGGGAAAGGCCTGCCCGGCTCCTGACCTGAGCTGTAGACTGGGCAGGGATAGATCTCGCAGTGGTCTCCCCAGCCAGCCCCCAGCGAGCAGCAGCACTCCTGCTGGGTGACGTTGGTGGCCAGAACACTGTCACAGAACACGGTATCATCGAAGTTAAGGTAGCACTCCTTCTTGTGGTGGGGCTGCTCCACctctgaggggaggggagagcagcTCAGGGTCTGGCACTGTGTCTTTGCCTGTCCACACTGCCCACCAACCTCTGCCCTCTGTGCCCCCACATCGCCTGGCTCCTGGAGCTGCCACGTGAAAGCCAAGCTCCATCCTCAGTGTGGCATTCAGGGGCCGCCTGACAGGTCTGGTCCCGCCAGGGTCTCCCAGGCAAAAGAAATTTCTTCCTGTTCCTCATATTCCAGAGGGTGGGACCAGGTCCAACTCTGAGTCCCAACGGCAGCGTCTAGATTGAGGAGGGAGCCGAGAGGGCACTCACCCTCACAGCCATGTTGGTCCTGGGTGGGTGTGAAGCCCTCATCACAGATGCAAACGTAGGAGCCCTGCAGGTTCTCGCAGGCCCCATGGGGAAGGCACAGGCCTGGGTCCTGGCTGCACTCATCTATGTCTTCAGGGGGGAGAAGAGCAGAAAGAATCACTCAGAGGGAAACCAGCCCCTCTCTCCCTGGGGGTGGGCCTCAAGGGCCTCACACAAGCCGAGAACCTGAATTTCCACTTTGACTTCAAAGCACACACAACAGGAAAGCCACTCGTGTGGGTCTGTGCACAGGGGTCGATGTATACACATTCAGTGCACTGTTCTTCACAAGCGCTAACAGAATGAAGCCCTAGCTCTCAGCTCAGCATCTGGGGGTTCAGTTTGCTCTCCCAGTATCTTTGTCTCATCACCCTTTGCTCTAAACCACTAAGACCCTCAGCTCTATGTCTAGGCCAAGGTATCTACTCTCCCTAAAAACACAACTAGCTCTGCTTCCTGATCTCTGTGCTTTGCAAATACTCTTCTTTGGGCCTGGTAAATACcatcctttgtttttctctgcttAGGGAATCTACTTATGCTTTAGGGAAGCCTGTTTATACTTCAAGTTCCAATACAACTGTCACTTCTTGGTTGCAATTAATCACTAGTCCAGACCTCTTTTGGCGCTTAGCACTCTGAATTGTAAGAATCAATTTACCCAGGGCTCCTTCCTAGGGGAGACTGTCTTCCTAGCAAGGAACCCTGGGTTATTGCTCAGTATCTAGCATATAGCATAGAACCTGGCAAATATTAGGTGTTCAGTaaattggtcatagcaaacaccctcttccaacaacacaagagaagactctacacatggacatcaccagatggtcaacaccgaaatcagattgattatattctttgcagccaaagatggagaagctctacacagtcagcaaaaacaagaccgggagctgactgtgtctcagatcatgaactccttattgccaaattcagacttacattgaagaaaatagggaaaaccactataccattcaggtatgacctacatcaaatcccttatgattatacaatggaaatgagaaatagatttaagcgactagatgtgatagagtgcctgatgaactatggatggagattcgtgacattgtacaggagacagggatcaagaccatccccatggaaaagaaatgcaaaaaagcaaaatgactgtctggggaggccttacaaatagctgtgaaaagaagagaagcgaaaagcaaaggagaaaaggaaagatataagcatctgaatgcagagttccaaagaatagcaaggagagataagaaagccttcctcagccatcaatgcaaagaaatagaggaaaacaacagaatgggaaagactagagatctcttcaagaaaattagagataccaagggaacatttcatgcaaagatgggctcaataaaggacagaaatggtatggacctaacagaagcagaagatattaagaagaggtggcaagaatacacagaagaactgtacgaaaaagatcttcatgaccaagataatcatgatggtgtgatcactcacctagagccagatatcctggaatgtgaagtcaagtgggccttagaaagcatcactacaaagctagtggaggtgatggaattccagttgagctatttcaaatcctgaaagatgatgctgtgaaagtgctgcactcaatatgccagcaaatttggaaaactcagcagtggccacaggactggaaaaggtcagttttcattccaatcccaaagaaaggcaatgccaaagaatgctcaaactgccgcacaattgtattcatctcacacgctagtaatgtaatgctcaaaattctccaagccaggcttcagcaataggtgaaccgtgaacttccagacgttcaagccggttttagaaaaggcagaggaaccagagatcaaattgccaacatgtgctggatcatggaaaaaggaagagagttccagaaaaacatctatttctgctttattgactatgccaaagcctttgactgtgtggatcacaataaactgtggaaaattctgaaagagatgggaataccagaccacctgacctgcttcttgagaaacctatatgcaggtcaggaagcagtagttagaactggacatggaacaacagactggttccaaataggaaaaggagtacgtcaaggctgtatattgtcaccctgcttatttaacttatatgcagagtacatcatgagaagtgctgggctggaagaagcacaagctggaatcaagattgccaggagaagtatcaataacctcagatatgcagatgacaccacccttatggcagaaagtgaagaggaactcaaaagcctcttgatgaaggtgaaagtggagagtgaaaaagttggcttaaagctcaacattcagaaaacgaacatcatggcatctggtcccatcgcttcttgggaaatagatggggaaacagtgtcagactttatttttgggggctccaaaatcactacagatggtgactgcagccatgaaattaaaagacgcttactccttggaaggaaagttatgaccaacctagatagcatattcaaaagcagagacattactttgccaacaaaggtccatctagtcaaggctacggtttttccagtagtcatgtatggatgtgagagttggactgtgaagaaagctgaacgctgaagaactgatgcttttgaactgtggtgtcggagaagactcttgagagtcccttggactgtgaggagatccaaccagtccattgtgaaggagatcagtcctgggatttctttggaaggaatgatgctaaagctgaaactccaatactttggccacctcatgcgaagagctgactcattgggaaagactctgatgctgggagggattgggggcaggaggagaatgggacaacagaggatgagatggctggatggcatcaccaactcgatggacatgagtctgggtgaactccgggagttggtgatggacagggaggcctggcgtgctgcgattcatggggttgcaaagagtcggacacgactgagcaactgaactgaaactcttatTGGATGAATGCATTGAGGGGTGAGTTGGCACATAGTAATAAGCATCATCTAATTACTGTCATTATTACTGTTATATTATTTTCTGTGAAAGAGTAAGATGaatgagtgggtggatggatggatggaaagacAAATCAACAGTGTGTCTAGGAGATGACTGCTTGCTGCCATTGCTCCTTGGGAGTTCTCAGCCAATCCCCCCATACCTTGGCATTTCCGGCCGCCTACCAGCCGATGCCCCTGGGGACAGAGACATCGATAGGAGCCATTGGTGTTGATGCAATCACCCCCAATGCAGGCTGCAGGGAAGTCACACTCATTGATGTCTGTAGGGAATCAAAGGggtggagaatctcagggacaaaGCCCACTCTCACAGCCTAAGGCTTCCGAAGAGCCCTGGGTAGGGCCCACACCCCATGGCCTATCTTGGATCTGGATGGGGGCTGGCCATGGAGTGGTGGGCTTGCTCACAGCCCCTGGGGTTGGGGCCTGGGCAGTGAAGGTCTGGGACAGGGGGGAACAGGTCAGCCCCCCAGCTTGAGGTCTCCCCTCACCCTCGCAGCGGCTCCGGTCCCTTGACAGATGGTAGCCAGAGAGGCACTGACACTGGAAGGAGCCTGGAGTGTTGGCACAGATGCCGTTGTCGCACACGTCCCCAGCCTCACACTCGTCCACATCTGTGGGGCACAGGGGCCATCAGAGGGCTAGGACAGGGTGGTGCTGTGTCTCTGCTCCCCTCTTCCCACTCCTGCCCACGGCCTGGAGCACCAGAGCTGAGGCAGGTGGAGCTGGAGACAAGCATGGGCCCCTCACCCCGCCCCTGTGTGGCACACCGTGCCCTAATGACCAGGCCAGGTGCTGGCAGGAACCCTGGGCCATTTCTGGTTCCAAAGAgctcaggcctccctatccttcgTCCACCCTCACCAAACAATCCTCGCCTTCTGCCCCGGGTTCATGGCCCCAGCTGCTCTGGTGGCtgctcccgcccctcccccactgccagGGCTCCCTTTATAAGTAAGCTCCCCTATATCTTCAGTCTCACAGAATAATTTCTCCCGCTTGTGCAGTAAAGGGACTTGGCTCTGAGAGCACGCTTCTGTGCAGTCCTTTCTAGGGGGAGCTGGTAGTCACCCACACCCCAGACCCCTTCCAAACCCCGCACTTCCTGAAGGACACCTGAACCCCACCCCGGCCTCCCACCTCTCTATTGCCATCAGCACCCACCTCCCTAGTgctctccctttccctttctctccctctccatcctgGGCGTTTTCAACATCCATTTGGCCAGCCAGGCCCAGCCTCTGATCCAACAGTCCTTCCCTCAGTGTCTGCGACCTCCACTTCAACGCCAGCCACTTGCTCTCAGTACAAGGGACTGGGAGCTGCCCCGCCATCTCCAGGCCCCGGCGTCTCAGACTCGGCTCCTTTCGCACTGCCTCCGCTGCTGCTCTCCAGgcccctcctcacctcctctccccaaGGGCCCCTGAacacctctcctgcctcccctctgCTGTGGCAAAGCCAGAGCCCTCGCCTGCTTCTCAGGATGCCGGGTGCTGAGTGCGGCTGAGGCTGGCCACCACGCGGAGCACCCCAGGCCACTCCACTCCCTGTGGCCTTCAGCTGGGCTAGATCCTCTGCATGGCTGCaccactctctcctcctcctctcaggcCTTGACACCGGGGAGGCCTAGGGAGCCCCATGCCCTTCAGCAGGTCCAAACTTGTGCCGTTCTCCTCAGCCCACAGCCTCCACCCCACTCGCTCTTCCTCACCTGCTGCCTCCGTCTTCTGGCCTCTCCTCAGGACACAGAAGCTACCCTGCTAAGGCCGCCTTCTCATCTCCCTGGTTAGTTCTTAGTTACAAGGACCTCTCTACTGCATTTAGCGCATCCTCCTCTGCCCTCGATGCCTGCCCTCCCCAACCGGCCCCCCAGGCCCCCCGTTCCCCCGTCTCCCGCTCCTATCCCCCTGCCTTCTGCCGACCTGGCAGTGTCCACCATGCTCCGCTCACTGGACTCACCCTCCTTGACTGCACCCCACGGCTCCACAGCTCCCCTAGTGTGCACCCCACGGCTCCACAGCTCCCCTAGTGTGCACCCCGAGGCTCCACAGCTCCCCTAGTGTGCACCCCGAGGCTCCACAGCTCCCCTAGTGTGCACCCCGAGGCTCCACAGCTCCCCTAGTGTGCACCCCGAGGCTCCACATCTCCCCCAGTGTGCACCCCGAGGCTCCACAGCTCCCCTAGTGTGCACCCCACGGCTCCACAGCTCCCCTAGTGTGCACCCCCCAGCTCTACAGCCCACAGTCGCAACTGGGTGTGTCTGGCCCAAGGCTTCCAATCTATACCGCCGGCCCTCTGTGGGAATCACCAGCTGAGAGACCCACAGGGACCACACACTCAGCTGTCCAACAGGAAACTTAATGTCTTCCTTCTCAAACACGCCTCACCCCAGGGACCCTATCCCAGTGAACAGCACCCACTGAGTCACCCAAACTAGAAACCTGGAGACCCCTTACTCCTCTCTCTCCTTCGCCTTGACATCCAGTTAACAAGCCCAGGTAACTCGTTTTAATATTTCTCTAATATCACACTGTCTCATGACCATCTTTGAGGCCACTATTATCACATCCACCACTGTCTCTGTCCTGAGTCTCCACCAGACCTCCAGTCCTCTGCACAATGGGCATCAGGGAACTTTCTAGAACAAACAGCAAATGTCATTCTTCCCCTTAAAATGCTTCAGGTGCCTCCTAATACCTTCAGGGCGAAGCTCAACCTCCTTAGGTGGGCCCTTCAGGAGGTGGGGGCCTGCCCCTCACCAGCCagcctcagccccaccccctACTTACACCTTACTTTCCCTGTACACTCTGTGCTGGTGTTCACAGAGCCTGGCAtactcttccctctctcctttctttgcttGGCTAACTCCTGTTGATCCTTTAAGACAACTCACGCCTCCTCTTCTCCCAGTCCCCCTGAGGTTTCCCAGAAACACCCAGACTCCATTGAGGCCGACAGCCCTGCGCTCCACAGTCGGTGTCCATGGTTCTCCAGTTTCTCTGACTCTCATCCCTCAGCCCGTCTCCTGATGCATAAGAAACATTATTGTCGGTGGGGGGAGAGGACTACTGACACCCCCTTTCTTTTATATCTCTTCCACTCCATATTCAAGTAACTGCTTTGCAAACGCAGCTCCAAGCCTTGCCTCCTAAGATCCTTCCTACCTAGAAATTCCGCGGCCCCCTCCTCCGTCAGGTTGTGGAGAAAGTGAGTGAGTGGGTCAGTGAAAGGAAGGTGCCTGCGAATTAGCTGTTTCCCGGCCGACAGATGGAGTAACCCGGTCCCCAACTTCGACGCTCGAGTAGGTGGAGGGACGCAGGGCGGGGAGGGCTGTCGCTCACCCAGGCAACTGCGGCCGTCCTGCGCGGGCGCATAGCCCTGGGCGCACGTGCAGCGGAAGGAGCCCGGAAGGTTCTCGCACCAGCCCGGAGAGCAGGGGTTGCCCTCAGCGCACTCGTTTACATCTGCGGCGGAGAAGGCTCGCCTCGGACCCCGCCCCACTGGACGAGGTACTGTGAGGGGATGGGAGACCCTCCTTCCAGAATTGGGGGAGGGTGTGGAAGCCGGGTT
Proteins encoded:
- the SCYL1 gene encoding N-terminal kinase-like protein isoform X3, translating into MWRLGCLIWEVFNGPLPRAAALRNPGKIPKSLVPHYCELVGANPKVRPNPARFLQNCRAPGGFMNNRFVETNLFLEEIQIKEPAEKQKFFQELSKSLDSFPEDFCRHKVLPQLLTAFEFGSAGAVVLTPLFKVGKFLNAEEYQQKIIPVVVKMFSSTDRAMRIRLLQQMEQFIQYLDEPTVNTQIFPHVVHGFLDTNPAIREQTVKSMLLLAPKLNETNLNVELMKHFARLQAKDEQGPIRCNTTVCLGKIGSYLSASTRHRVLTSAFSRATKDPFAPSRVAGVLGFAATHNLYSMNDCAHKILPVLCGLTVDPEKSVRDQAFKAIRSFLSKLESVSEDPTQLAEVEKDVHAASSPGMGGAAASWAGWAVTGVSSLTSKLIRAHPTAALAETNVPQRPAPEGLPAPAPTPVPATPTTSGPWETQEESKDTEEDSSAADRWDDEDWGSLEQEAESVLAQRDDWSTGNQASRAGQASNPGHRSQESDWSSWEAEGSWEQDWQEPSPPAPPPEGTRLASEYNWGGPEPSDKGDPFAALSVHREAGAQSRRDSWGDDNWEGLETESRQAKAELARKKREERRREMEAKRAEKKAAKGPMKLGTRKLD